The following proteins come from a genomic window of Trifolium pratense cultivar HEN17-A07 linkage group LG4, ARS_RC_1.1, whole genome shotgun sequence:
- the LOC123921888 gene encoding UDP-glycosyltransferase 87A1-like, with protein sequence MNFSGVSHVVAMPFPGRGHINPMLNFCKILASRKPNKILITFVVTEEWLGYIGTDPKPEAIRFATIPNVIPPEREKAANFPGFYEAVMTKMEEPFERLLDQLEPTVNAIIGDVELRWPVAVANRRNIPVAAFWTMSASFYSMLHHLDVFSRTHQLTVDKLDERAGNMPGISSLHTEDLRTVLHENDHRVLQLALECISKVPNANYLLLTTVQELEAETIDTLKSIFPFPIYPIGPSIPYLELEEKNLVNTDHSHDYIKWLDSQPSESVLYISLGSFLSVSSAQMDVIVEALNSSGIRYLYVARGETSRLKEKCGEKGMVIPWCDQLKVLSHSSIGGFLSHCGWNSTLETVFAGVPILTFPLFLDQVPNSTQIVDEWKNGWKVDVSLKLESDVFLSKEDIEVLVTMFMDIESQEGRKIRDRARELKAMCRKAIGKGGSSDRNLNAFISDISS encoded by the exons ATGAACTTCTCCGGCGTGTCCCACGTGGTAGCGATGCCCTTTCCGGGAAGAGGACACATAAACCCTATGCTAAACTTCTGCAAAATCCTAGCATCAAGAAAACCCAACAAAATTCTCATCACCTTTGTAGTCACCGAGGAATGGCTCGGCTATATCGGCACCGATCCAAAGCCGGAAGCCATCCGCTTCGCTACAATTCCCAACGTGATTCCACCGGAGCGCGAGAAAGCAGCCAATTTTCCTGGATTCTATGAAGCCGTCATGACGAAGATGGAAGAGCCGTTTGAACGGCTTCTTGATCAGCTTGAGCCAACTGTGAATGCGATAATTGGTGATGTTGAGCTGCGGTGGCCTGTTGCTGTTGCTAATCGGAGGAATATTCCGGTGGCGGCGTTTTGGACCATGTCGGCGTCGTTTTACTCCATGTTACATCATCTTGATGTCTTTTCACGAACACATCAATTAACAGTTGATAAACTGG ATGAAAGAGCAGGGAATATGCCAGGAATTTCTTCACTTCATACAGAAGACCTTCGAACTGTACTTCACGAAAATGATCACCGTGTTTTGCAGCTTGCTTTGGAATGCATTTCCAAGGTGCCTAATGCAAATTATCTTCTCCTTACCACAGTGCAAGAGTTGGAAGCTGAAACAATTGATACCCTTAAATCTATATTCCCCTTCCCAATCTATCCTATCGGCCCTTCAATACCTTATTTAGAACTCGAAGAAAAAAACTTGGTAAACACTGATCATAGCCACGACTATATAAAATGGTTAGATTCTCAGCCTTCTGAATCAGTATTATACATTTCTTTAGGTAGTTTCCTTTCGGTGTCCAGTGCCCAAATGGACGTAATCGTCGAAGCACTAAACAGTAGCGGAATTCGGTATCTTTATGTGGCCCGTGGTGAAACGTCACGGTTGAAAGAAAAGTGTGGGGAAAAAGGCATGGTGATACCTTGGTGTGATCAACTCAAGGTGTTGTCTCATTCTTCTATAGGTGGATTTTTGAGCCATTGTGGATGGAATTCAACTTTGGAAACAGTTTTTGCTGGTGTGCCAATTTTGACATTTCCTCTTTTCTTGGATCAAGTTCCTAATAGCACTCAAATTGTAGATGAATGGAAAAATGGGTGGAAGGTAGATGTATCATTAAAGTTGGAGAGTGATGTGTTTCTATCAAAAGAAGATATAGAAGTTCTCGTTACGATGTTTATGGATATTGAAAGCCAAGAGGGAAGGAAAATCAGAGATAGAGCAAGAGAACTTAAGGCTATGTGTCGTAAAGCTATTGGCAAAGGTGGATCCTCAGATAGGAACCTCAATGCATTTATCAGCGACATTTCATCTTGA
- the LOC123921887 gene encoding UDP-glycosyltransferase 87A1-like, with the protein MNFSGDGKAVSHVVAMPYPGRGHINPMLNFCKILASRKPNKIFITFVVTEEWLSYIGADPKPEAISFTTIPNVIPPERERAADFPGFYEAVMTKMEEPFERLLDQLEPTVNAIIGDVELRWPVAVANRRNIPVAAFWTMSASFYSMLHHLDVFSRNHQLTVDKLDERAGNVPGISSLHTEDLRTVLHENDHPVLQLALECISKVPNANYLLLTTVQELEAETIDTLKSIFPFPIYPIGPSIPYLELEEKNLVNTDQSHDYIKWLDSQPSESVLYISLGSFLSVSSAQMDVIVEALNSSGIRYLYVARGETSRLKEKCGEKGMVIPWCDQLKVLSHSSVGGFWSHCGWNSTLETVFAGVPILTFPLFLDQVPNCTQIVDEWKNGWKVEMSSKLESDVFLVKEYIEVLVKRFMDVESQEGRKFRDRARELKAMCHKAIGKGGSSDRNLNAFISDISS; encoded by the exons ATGAATTTCTCCGGCGACGGCAAAGCCGTGTCCCACGTGGTGGCAATGCCGTATCCGGGAAGAGGACACATAAACCCCATGCTAAACTTCTGCAAAATCCTTGCATCAAGAAAACCCAACAAAATTTTCATCACCTTTGTAGTCACCGAGGAATGGCTCAGCTATATCGGCGCCGATCCAAAGCCAGAAGCCATCAGCTTCACTACAATTCCCAACGTGATCCCACCGGAGCGCGAGAGAGCAGCCGATTTTCCTGGATTTTATGAAGCCGTCATGACGAAGATGGAAGAGCCGTTTGAGCGGCTTCTTGATCAGCTTGAGCCAACTGTGAATGCCATAATTGGTGACGTTGAGCTGCGGTGGCCTGTTGCTGTTGCTAATCGGAGGAATATTCCGGTGGCGGCGTTTTGGACTATGTCAGCATCGTTTTACTCCATGTTACATCATCTTGATGTCTTTTCACGAAACCATCAATTAACAGTTGATAAATTgg ATGAAAGAGCAGGGAACGTTCCAGGAATTTCTTCACTTCATACAGAAGACCTTCGAACTGTACTTCACGAAAACGATCACCCAGTTTTGCAGCTTGCATTGGAATGCATTTCCAAGGTGCCAAATGCAAATTATCTTCTGCTTACCACAGTGCAAGAGTTGGAAGCTGAAACAATTGATACCCTTAAATCTATATTCCCCTTCCCAATCTATCCTATCGGCCCTTCAATACCTTATTTAGAACTCGAAGAAAAAAACTTGGTGAACACTGATCAAAGCCACGACTATATAAAATGGTTAGATTCTCAGCCATCTGAATCAGTATTATACATTTCTTTAGGTAGTTTCCTTTCGGTGTCCAGTGCCCAAATGGACGTAATCGTCGAAGCACTAAACAGTAGCGGAATTCGGTATCTTTATGTGGCCCGTGGTGAAACGTCACGGTTGAAAGAAAAGTGTGGAGAAAAAGGCATGGTGATACCTTGGTGTGATCAACTCAAGGTGTTGTCTCATTCTTCTGTAGGTGGATTTTGGAGCCATTGTGGATGGAATTCAACTTTGGAAACAGTTTTTGCTGGTGTACCAATTTTGACATTTCCTCTTTTCTTGGATCAAGTTCCTAATTGCACTCAAATTGTAGATGAATGGAAAAATGGGTGGAAGGTAGAGATGTCATCAAAGTTGGAGAGTGACGTGTTTCTAGTTAAAGAATATATAGAAGTTCTCGTTAAAAGGTTTATGGATGTTGAAAGCCAAGAGGGAAGGAAATTCAGAGATAGAGCAAGAGAACTTAAGGCTATGTGTCATAAAGCTATTGGCAAAGGTGGATCCTCAGATAGGAATCTCAATGCATTTATCAGCGACATTTCATCTTGA